A window of Lacibacter sediminis contains these coding sequences:
- a CDS encoding DMT family transporter, translating to MNISPTYRGIFFMLLAAFGFSVMGGAAKALKGSFNAGQLVFWRNSIGLLFITISLINRAPEQTGGKLLRLIFRGLMGTSAVYMLLYCILHLPLGTAMSYNLTSALFIAIFSFLLFKEYEGRWVVLAVLLGFAGMLLIYKPNIHFPWYYHLAGLLSGILSAIAYLTVGRLTKYYDTRVIVLSFVLTGVLVPLLFTLLRYLLQLPADEVLFINWRWPQQTEWFPVLLMGTSALFGQYFVTKAYGADKAGIVSAISYAGIIFSIFIGMMLGDAFPDIVSLLGIVCIIISGLIISFIKKQNEARHIKP from the coding sequence TTGAACATCTCTCCAACATATCGTGGCATTTTCTTTATGCTGTTGGCGGCATTTGGTTTTTCTGTTATGGGCGGTGCTGCCAAAGCATTGAAAGGAAGTTTTAATGCCGGGCAGTTGGTATTCTGGCGTAACAGTATTGGCTTACTGTTTATAACCATCAGTTTAATCAACCGTGCACCCGAACAAACAGGCGGCAAACTGCTCCGACTCATCTTTCGAGGGCTAATGGGTACATCAGCAGTTTACATGTTACTCTACTGTATTCTACATTTGCCATTGGGAACAGCGATGAGTTATAATCTTACTTCTGCTTTGTTCATCGCAATATTTTCATTCCTGTTGTTCAAAGAATATGAAGGTCGCTGGGTAGTGCTGGCTGTATTGCTTGGTTTTGCCGGCATGTTGCTTATCTATAAACCAAACATTCATTTTCCGTGGTATTATCATCTTGCAGGATTGTTGAGTGGTATTCTTTCAGCTATTGCTTATTTAACCGTTGGCCGACTTACAAAGTATTACGACACACGAGTAATTGTTCTCTCTTTTGTTCTCACAGGTGTGCTTGTACCATTACTCTTTACACTACTTCGTTACTTACTGCAATTACCGGCAGATGAAGTTCTTTTCATCAACTGGCGCTGGCCGCAACAGACAGAATGGTTTCCGGTTTTACTCATGGGTACATCAGCATTGTTTGGTCAATACTTTGTGACCAAAGCTTACGGTGCTGATAAGGCAGGAATTGTTTCAGCCATCAGCTATGCAGGCATCATCTTCAGCATTTTCATTGGTATGATGTTGGGTGATGCATTCCCTGATATTGTTTCGTTGCTGGGCATTGTATGTATCATCATCAGCGGACTTATCATTTCATTCATTAAGAAGCAAAACGAAGCACGACACATAAAGCCTTGA
- a CDS encoding GNAT family N-acetyltransferase, which yields MDNQEIIIRVANSGDSHYAETITNEMEQSAKARGTGIAKRSPEYVANKMNEGKAVIALTKDGTWVGFCYIETWSHGAFVANSGLIVSPAFRKSGVAKQIKERIFKLSRQLYPEAKIFGLTTGLAVMKINSDLGYEPVTYSELTQDEEFWSGCKSCVNFDILTSKERKNCMCTAMLYDPKDHYEPEETKQYFEENKKGFERLLRFKEWKLLKPFLRKDKEDKGGGESKAKRFLQYFFHL from the coding sequence ATGGACAATCAGGAAATTATTATACGTGTAGCCAATAGTGGCGATTCTCACTATGCTGAAACGATCACCAACGAAATGGAGCAAAGTGCCAAAGCAAGAGGCACAGGTATTGCCAAACGTAGCCCGGAATATGTGGCGAATAAAATGAACGAAGGCAAAGCGGTGATCGCTCTTACAAAAGATGGCACATGGGTGGGCTTCTGTTATATTGAAACATGGAGCCATGGTGCATTTGTTGCAAACAGTGGATTGATCGTTTCTCCTGCGTTCAGAAAAAGTGGTGTGGCAAAACAGATCAAGGAACGCATCTTCAAATTATCAAGGCAACTATACCCAGAAGCAAAGATCTTTGGTTTAACTACTGGCCTGGCGGTGATGAAAATTAATTCCGACCTAGGTTACGAACCTGTTACCTATAGTGAGTTAACACAGGATGAAGAATTCTGGAGTGGTTGCAAGAGCTGCGTGAACTTTGATATTCTCACGAGCAAAGAGCGCAAAAACTGTATGTGCACTGCTATGCTTTACGATCCAAAAGATCATTACGAGCCTGAAGAAACAAAACAATACTTCGAAGAAAATAAAAAAGGCTTTGAACGTTTGTTGCGTTTCAAAGAATGGAAATTATTAAAACCATTCCTCCGCAAAGACAAAGAAGATAAAGGCGGCGGCGAAAGCAAAGCAAAAAGATTCTTACAATATTTTTTTCATTTATAA
- a CDS encoding methionine aminotransferase, whose protein sequence is MQIKSKLPNVGTTIFTVMSALATEYKAVNLGQGFPDYPMSEELTAKVAEAMKNGHNQYAPMPGLIGLRESLAEKVEFLYKTKVNPDTEITITPGGTYAIYSSLTTILQPGDEVILFEPAYDSYIPNIEINGAKAVPLPLTYPDYKIDWDLVRASITIKTKAILINSPHNPTGSVLDQNDIAELKNTVAGTDIFIVSDEVYEHLIYDGLPHESMLKHPDLFARSFVNFSFGKTYHCTGWKLGYCIAPAAFTKEFRKVHQFNCFSCFTPAQVALAEYLKNKDAYLSLPRFMQQKRDYFIELMKQTKFDLLNTSGSYFVCASYGRISDESDKDLAIRLSKEAGVATIPLSAFYHNHKDDKVVRFCFSKQNKTLQQAVERLIKI, encoded by the coding sequence ATGCAGATCAAAAGCAAACTCCCTAATGTAGGCACGACCATTTTCACCGTGATGAGCGCATTGGCAACGGAATACAAAGCTGTGAATCTCGGACAAGGGTTTCCTGATTACCCCATGAGTGAAGAGTTAACAGCGAAAGTTGCGGAAGCAATGAAGAACGGACACAATCAATATGCGCCAATGCCGGGCCTGATAGGTTTGCGGGAAAGTCTGGCAGAAAAAGTAGAGTTTCTTTATAAAACAAAAGTGAACCCAGATACTGAGATCACCATAACTCCTGGTGGAACATATGCGATCTACTCATCGTTAACGACCATTCTTCAACCGGGTGATGAAGTGATTTTGTTTGAACCAGCTTACGATAGTTATATTCCAAACATCGAGATCAACGGAGCAAAAGCAGTTCCGCTTCCATTAACTTATCCTGATTATAAAATTGATTGGGACTTGGTGCGTGCGTCTATCACAATAAAGACAAAAGCAATCCTCATCAACTCACCGCATAATCCAACAGGAAGTGTGTTGGATCAAAATGATATCGCTGAATTAAAAAACACTGTTGCCGGTACCGATATTTTTATTGTAAGCGATGAAGTGTATGAGCATTTGATCTATGATGGTCTTCCACATGAGAGTATGTTGAAACATCCGGACTTATTTGCACGCAGTTTTGTGAATTTTTCTTTTGGTAAAACTTATCACTGCACAGGGTGGAAGCTGGGTTACTGTATTGCCCCTGCCGCTTTCACCAAGGAATTCAGAAAAGTACACCAGTTCAATTGCTTCAGTTGTTTTACGCCTGCGCAGGTTGCATTGGCAGAATACTTAAAGAATAAAGATGCTTACTTATCGCTGCCACGATTCATGCAACAAAAGCGTGATTATTTTATTGAGCTGATGAAACAAACAAAGTTTGATCTGCTGAATACAAGCGGCAGTTATTTTGTTTGTGCCAGTTATGGTCGCATCAGTGATGAATCAGATAAAGATCTCGCCATACGATTATCCAAAGAAGCAGGAGTTGCTACCATTCCACTTTCAGCATTTTATCATAATCATAAAGATGATAAAGTGGTACGCTTTTGTTTCAGTAAACAAAACAAAACACTGCAACAGGCAGTAGAGCGATTGATAAAGATTTGA
- the argC gene encoding N-acetyl-gamma-glutamyl-phosphate reductase produces the protein MQIKVGIIGGAGYTGGELIRLLINHPSAELSFIHSRSNAGEPVYKVHQDLVGETELKFTGELSNDIDVLFLCLGHGESKKFLAENTINEKIKVIDLANDFRLTNSSTIGNRKFVYGLPELNKEQIKSAQNIANPGCFATTLQLGLLPLAKAGLLKDVYTTGITGSTGAGQSLSATSHFSWRANNIQAYKTLTHQHLGEIGESLLQLQPNSDIAVNFVPWRGDFTRGIFISSQLKCEKNLDELNKLYEDFYADAAFTHVIKEAVFLKQVVNTNKCLIQLEKVGDMLVVHSAADNLLKGASGQAVQNMNLLFGLDERTGLNLKASWF, from the coding sequence ATGCAGATCAAAGTAGGAATTATTGGTGGTGCAGGTTATACAGGTGGTGAGCTGATCCGTTTGTTGATCAATCATCCTTCTGCTGAATTATCATTTATTCACAGCAGAAGTAATGCAGGTGAACCTGTTTATAAAGTACACCAGGATCTTGTTGGTGAAACTGAACTCAAATTCACAGGTGAATTATCGAACGATATTGATGTATTATTCCTTTGTCTTGGTCATGGTGAATCAAAAAAATTCTTGGCTGAGAATACAATTAATGAAAAGATCAAAGTAATTGATCTCGCCAATGATTTTCGGTTAACAAACAGTTCAACAATTGGTAACCGCAAGTTTGTCTACGGTTTACCTGAGCTGAACAAAGAACAAATTAAATCCGCACAAAATATTGCTAACCCTGGTTGCTTTGCTACAACTCTTCAACTTGGTTTATTGCCATTGGCAAAAGCCGGTCTGTTGAAAGATGTGTACACAACGGGCATCACCGGTAGTACAGGTGCAGGACAAAGTTTGTCCGCCACATCCCATTTTAGTTGGAGAGCAAATAATATTCAAGCCTACAAAACATTAACGCATCAACATCTCGGAGAGATCGGCGAATCACTATTGCAATTACAACCCAACAGCGATATTGCTGTAAACTTTGTTCCATGGCGTGGTGATTTTACAAGAGGCATTTTCATCAGCTCACAATTGAAATGTGAAAAGAATCTGGATGAATTGAATAAACTGTATGAAGATTTTTATGCAGATGCTGCATTTACACATGTCATTAAAGAAGCTGTTTTCTTAAAACAAGTGGTGAATACAAACAAGTGTCTCATTCAACTGGAGAAAGTTGGTGATATGCTCGTTGTTCATTCAGCAGCAGACAACTTATTAAAAGGTGCAAGTGGACAAGCTGTACAGAATATGAATCTGCTGTTTGGGCTC
- the argG gene encoding argininosuccinate synthase, translated as MANKKIVLGFSGGLDTTYCAKYLSDEKGYEIHSVIVNTGGFSEEELKKIEAHAYKLGVKSHTTVDAVKGYYERIIKFLVFGNCLKNNTYPLSVSAERLSQALHIAEHAKKLNADAVAHGSTGAGNDQVRFDMIFHIMIPGVEIITPIRDMKLSREEEISYLKSKGVEMNFEKAAYSINKGLWGTSIGGKETLNSKGMLPEEAWPTQVTKNGSEEVKLHFEKGELKAVNDQQFDHPVDAINHLQTIAGAYGIARDIHVGDTIIGIKGRVGFEAAAPMVILKAHHALEKHVLTKWQLQWKDTLAQFYGNWMHEGQILDPVMRDIEAYFISSQQNVTGDVFVQLMPYRFQVIGIDSKYDLMSSKFGKYGEMNTGFTGDDVRGFSKIFGNQTSIWTSVQAENEK; from the coding sequence ATGGCAAACAAAAAAATTGTACTCGGCTTTAGTGGTGGATTGGATACTACTTACTGCGCCAAATACCTCAGCGATGAAAAAGGTTATGAAATTCATTCGGTGATTGTTAACACCGGTGGCTTCAGTGAAGAAGAATTAAAAAAGATCGAAGCACATGCTTACAAGCTGGGTGTAAAGTCGCATACCACTGTTGATGCAGTAAAAGGCTACTACGAACGCATCATTAAGTTTCTTGTATTCGGAAACTGTTTAAAGAATAACACATATCCGCTCAGTGTAAGCGCAGAGCGTTTGAGCCAGGCCTTGCACATTGCTGAACATGCAAAGAAATTAAACGCCGATGCAGTTGCACATGGCAGCACTGGCGCTGGTAACGACCAGGTGCGTTTCGATATGATCTTTCACATTATGATTCCCGGTGTCGAGATCATCACACCTATTCGTGATATGAAGTTGAGTCGGGAAGAAGAAATTTCTTACCTCAAGAGCAAGGGTGTGGAAATGAATTTTGAAAAAGCAGCTTACTCCATTAATAAAGGACTGTGGGGAACCAGCATTGGCGGTAAAGAAACGCTCAACAGTAAAGGCATGTTGCCCGAAGAAGCGTGGCCTACGCAAGTAACCAAAAACGGAAGCGAAGAAGTAAAACTTCATTTTGAAAAAGGGGAACTGAAAGCGGTGAACGATCAACAGTTCGATCATCCCGTTGATGCGATCAATCATTTACAAACAATAGCCGGCGCTTACGGTATTGCAAGAGATATTCATGTGGGTGATACCATCATCGGCATTAAAGGACGTGTTGGTTTTGAAGCAGCAGCACCAATGGTGATCTTGAAAGCACATCATGCATTGGAAAAGCATGTGCTTACCAAATGGCAGTTGCAATGGAAAGATACCTTGGCACAGTTCTACGGTAACTGGATGCACGAAGGACAAATTCTTGATCCTGTTATGCGTGATATTGAAGCTTACTTCATCAGCAGTCAGCAGAATGTAACAGGTGATGTATTTGTACAACTGATGCCTTACCGTTTCCAGGTAATTGGTATCGATAGCAAATATGATCTTATGAGCAGCAAGTTTGGCAAGTATGGTGAAATGAACACCGGCTTTACCGGTGATGATGTGAGAGGCTTCTCAAAAATATTCGGCAATCAAACTTCTATCTGGACTTCGGTGCAGGCAGAAAACGAAAAATAA
- a CDS encoding M24 family metallopeptidase gives MKKYFLLLVILTSVCFGHAQVLPMREQAKVIDEILADRFNNLLPVLMERNGIDLWVIISREYNEDPVIRTMLPSTWISARRRTIIVFYNNPEKKVFEKLAIARYNVGENIKAEWDMQKFPDQWDALMNIITTRNPKKIGINTSTNFGHADGLDHTEYNEMMQKFPAAFKSKVVSAETLAVNWLETRTEREMQIYPQLVYETRKIIEEGFSEKVITPGVTTTDDVVWWFREKIRSMGYSTWFHPSVSVQRNDPQSFEHLRSFSNRPKDDVIQPGDLLHVDIGITYLRLNTDVQEHAYVLKPGETEVPKSIRDAFAKANRLQDILTSQFKKDKTGNQILADALAQAKKENITATIYTHPLGFHGHAAGPTIGLWDQQGGVPGSGDFPMNYSTAYSIELNAATDIPEWKKSIRIMLEQDGYFDENGFRYIGGRQKEIYLIPRANKHVGN, from the coding sequence ATGAAAAAATATTTTTTACTCCTTGTTATACTTACGTCTGTTTGTTTTGGCCATGCACAAGTGCTTCCAATGCGTGAGCAGGCGAAAGTGATCGATGAAATTCTTGCTGATCGCTTTAATAATCTCCTACCTGTATTAATGGAACGCAATGGCATTGATCTATGGGTGATCATTTCAAGAGAGTACAATGAAGATCCTGTTATCCGTACCATGTTGCCATCAACATGGATCTCGGCACGCCGGAGAACCATCATTGTATTTTATAATAACCCGGAAAAGAAGGTTTTTGAAAAACTGGCCATTGCCCGTTACAACGTTGGTGAGAATATTAAAGCCGAATGGGATATGCAGAAATTTCCCGATCAGTGGGATGCATTGATGAATATCATTACAACACGTAATCCAAAAAAGATCGGCATCAACACCTCAACCAATTTTGGTCATGCAGATGGTTTAGATCATACCGAGTATAACGAAATGATGCAAAAGTTTCCTGCTGCTTTCAAATCAAAAGTGGTGAGTGCGGAAACACTTGCTGTAAACTGGTTAGAAACAAGAACAGAAAGAGAGATGCAGATCTATCCACAATTAGTATATGAAACAAGAAAAATTATTGAAGAAGGGTTTTCAGAAAAAGTAATTACACCCGGCGTTACAACAACTGATGATGTGGTATGGTGGTTCCGTGAAAAGATCAGAAGCATGGGCTACAGCACATGGTTTCATCCATCGGTGTCCGTTCAACGCAACGATCCGCAAAGCTTTGAACACCTGCGGAGTTTTTCTAATCGTCCCAAAGATGATGTGATTCAACCCGGTGATCTGTTGCATGTTGATATTGGTATTACTTATCTGCGATTGAATACGGATGTGCAGGAACATGCTTATGTATTAAAGCCAGGCGAAACAGAAGTGCCAAAAAGTATTCGTGATGCATTTGCAAAAGCAAACCGCCTGCAGGATATTCTTACATCGCAATTCAAAAAAGATAAAACAGGCAACCAGATCTTGGCTGATGCATTGGCACAAGCGAAGAAAGAAAATATTACTGCAACCATCTATACGCATCCACTCGGTTTTCATGGGCATGCAGCCGGTCCAACCATTGGTTTGTGGGATCAACAAGGCGGAGTGCCTGGCTCAGGCGATTTCCCAATGAACTACAGCACTGCTTATAGCATTGAGTTAAACGCAGCAACAGATATTCCTGAATGGAAAAAAAGCATCCGCATTATGCTCGAGCAGGATGGTTATTTTGATGAGAATGGTTTTCGTTACATCGGTGGAAGGCAAAAAGAAATCTACCTTATACCAAGAGCAAATAAGCATGTTGGCAATTAA